The sequence CAGCTCCATAAGAACCATAACAATACTGCAAACTGCAAAGTAAAGTCTATATATATCGATGTTctaagtatatattaaaaacccTCATTAATTAATGACTGTCTTGATCGTTCACTAATCACTAGCTAGTAGTATAATATGATACTAAAAACTAGTAGTATAGTTAGTATGAtactaaagtttttattttatttggttgagCAGCTACGAGACATGAAAGGTGACGTCAATGATAGTGGGGACGACGTCATGTGAGGACGAGAATACTGGAGTTGACCAGTGCTTATCGTTTGGAAAGATGGCTCCGATCattgagaagaagataaggatgataagaagaagaaggagaaggagaaggcgaAGGATGAGGGTAATAATGAGGACAGAGGAAGAGAGTGATACTGACAAGAAGCTAAAGCTTGCTTCTTTGGATGATGATGCTGACTCTGAAGAGGTATCAGAGgaggaggtagaagaagaagaagaagataccgATGAGGACGATGAAGGTATCTATGAAGACGATGGACCAGAAATTCCGGTATAATTTTCGATTCATATGTCCTTGTTGGTTCTTGTTctggttttatatataatgaatgaTGTTCTCATGTTGCGAATTTGGTGTTGATGATGGTCTGTAGGAAGAGAACATACCGACTATCCCAGAAGAAACTCCCAGACTTGCTATCGTTAACATGGATTGGAAACATGTCTCTGTAAGTGTTCTCCATCCTTGATGTATTGTTTCGAATTGGCCTTCTTTCGTGTTTGTATCTTTGCTATGGTTATGGAACTAATCTAATGAGTGGGAATGGTTACTAAAGGATTAAGCTTTTTGCTCGATAAATTAgagcttgtttgtttctttccgTTGTTTAGAGTTTAGTGTTCTGTGAGTTTTTGCAGTTGTGCTTTTGGCTGATATCTTTTATTTGGTACTTAGGCCAAAGTCTTGTACGTTGTTTTGAATTCGTTTCTGCCAAAAGATGGACGCATTTTGTCTGTGGCGGTCTATCCATCTGAATTTGGACTTCAGCGAATGAAAGAGGAGGAAATTCACGGGCCGCTAATTGATGGATATGAaaagaatgaagatggtgatgatgatgatgatgatgatgatgaagaggaggaagatgaggatGTCATCAACCAGAAGCTACGTGTTTACGAATTAAGTAGATTAAAGTAAGTTCAAAAGCTACTCTTGTCTCTAAGGTATatgtggaggaggaagagggaCTATTACTGAAACTTGCTAATAGCCTAATACACTATTGCTCTCTGTTTTCAGGTATTATTTCGCTGTTGCCGAATGTGATTCAAGTGCTACTGCAGATTACTTGTACAAATCATGTGATGGAATTGAGTTTGAGAGATCCTCAAACAAGCTCGACCTTAGATTTATACCTGATTCCATGGAATTCAAACATCCACCTCGTGATATTAGGTGAGAGATCCTCAAACAAGCTCAACATAAGCAACTAATCAGTAATCAGGTGGGTTAATCACTAGTAGtaaatttatatacttttttgaaaaatatgttattgGTTGAACTTGTAAAGGTATCTTCTGGTAATATATACAAACGTGcacataatacatatattaagcCTTTTCAATGTAGACTACACAAAATCATAACATGGGGTCCAATAAAAGATTTTTCATGAAATAATTAGAACATCGAAGTTGGACGATTCTGTTTTCTATGATGGATACTACTATCAACGTATTGTATCACCATTTGtcctttttataatcaaaatataatgaaGAAGATACATCTCAAAAAGGATAcagtatatttatatgtataaacaaacaaaacgtgGAGTCTCATCACTGTCTACTCtatgattaaaaaacaaaaattatacacTGAGCATTCATTCATgtattaatttgtgttttctctTATTCTGTGAAAGAATCTAATTGCACAAACGAAATCAAAGTTTTATGCAATTATTACGTACGTACCTTTCTTTACATGATTTCAATTATTTCGAATGCCCCAATGCAAAAATCGTAGTACCAGAAATCGATAATCATTGTTACTAAGTTAATATTGTTCTCAAAGGGCATAACTAAATGAGTATGATGCCCCTTTCCAAATTTAATTCAAACATGTAACAtaaaagtaacttttttttttctcagacaaaattttacttttaaaacgacttcttttgagagagaagaatCTTGTACAGTTGTACTAGTTGCCTATGTTACCGTTGATTAGATCAATTATTTCGAATGGCCCAATGCAAAGTCGTACCAGAAATTGATAATTATAGTTGGAAGTTTAATATTGTTCCCAAAGGCCTAAATGAGTATAATGCCCTTTCCAAATTTAATTCAAACATGTTTAACATAAAAGTaactttcccttttttttttgcatatacaaaatattacttttaaaacGACTGATTTGGGAAATAAGAATCTTGAACTAGTTGTCTATGTTACCGTTGATTAGATCACGAGTTATACTAGCGCATTTGATTTTCTacccaaattttataaaaatgtttaaattaataataaatgtgttgtgtttttttttttttgaactaagaatgtgttgtgttaaatcaagaattatcATAGCAGAATTGAACATATGTGTACCTCTTGTTGAGCTTTCAACTTTAGTGCATACTCAACCGGCgaatcatcatcttccaccTGTCTTTTCGTTGATCTCTCCATGATCGGCGACGTCGTGGCTGAACTAACACTAGTTGCCGGTGCACTCTGCACACCCACGTCTCGTTTCGACCCCACAACTTTCTTTTCTGCTCCAAAACACCCCcaaactttttttggttataaattttatatatataaaaaaacccCATAAATAAATCCAAACTCTTTCGAGATCATTAACAATCACCTTGGATAAGAACAGGATATGGAGATCTAGAATCCTCATGAATGATTCTGACGGTAGGAGTATTAATCGGTCTTGGATTGTTGAAATTATTATGATTGGAAGGCAAAATCGTGAATGGAGGAGAATGCGTGGTGGATAAGTTTCTGAAGGATCTTGAATTTAGGGTTCTAGAAGACAAACACTCTATAGGAACTTCACCAGACAAAGGATTGCAGATGTACTTCTCTGCTTCGTTCCATTTCGAGTTTAGCTCAACAACCCCTTCTGGTTTCAACCAATCACGTTTCTTCTTGTACATTGTTTTTGCTTGTAATGCTGTTTaagcaaataaaacaaaacttacgaaagttattattattgtacTTTGTTCTTGTATAACAAagcttcttttttattattagcaatgatatatataaacaaaccacCAATACAGTGTAATATAATGACTTAGTTGTtgattcaaattttgaataaagATTTATCGAAACGTAATGATTTTAACAGAATTGtctttttttagctttttcttaATTGACAACAATTACTATAATATACGACGTAGCACCCGATGGTTTGGTTAGTCATTCAAATTAGCAAATGCTTAGAATAGGTCGAAATtctcaaaagtttcaatcttcGAAACTTACCCTTGAGTGCACTAGTGAAGGAATAATCTGATGGGTCAATCTCATCTGTcacaaatattcaaaattacaaaacactTTTCTAAGAAAAGATATATAGCATTATAATAAAGGGAGGTTATGTAATTAATACCTTTGAGGGAGTAGCCAGGAGAAGACGGAGTACTACTAGAGATGGTGAAGTTTGTTGCACAAGACTTGTGATCTTCTCTGAAGCTTCGGATACATGAGGCAGAGAACCTTGTAGAAATTCGATTTTCGCAAGTTAGATGACTTTTTCGAGTCAATTCTCTTAGGCTTAAGTTATACTCAAGCTCTTCGCCATGCAAAGCCATTAGAACTGAATATTTTGCTATGAAAGAGTAGGGGCAAAGAGCAACGGAGGATTGTGAGAGGGAGGAAATGTACCTTTGAATGTTAAAGGCAtcgttg comes from Camelina sativa cultivar DH55 chromosome 19, Cs, whole genome shotgun sequence and encodes:
- the LOC104763850 gene encoding pre-rRNA-processing protein esf1-like isoform X1 gives rise to the protein MRVIMRTEEESDTDKKLKLASLDDDADSEEVSEEEVEEEEEDTDEDDEGIYEDDGPEIPEENIPTIPEETPRLAIVNMDWKHVSAKVLYVVLNSFLPKDGRILSVAVYPSEFGLQRMKEEEIHGPLIDGYEKNEDGDDDDDDDDEEEEDEDVINQKLRVYELSRLKYYFAVAECDSSATADYLYKSCDGIEFERSSNKLDLRFIPDSMEFKHPPRDIR
- the LOC104763851 gene encoding uncharacterized protein LOC104763851 isoform X2, whose amino-acid sequence is MALHGEELEYNLSLRELTRKSHLTCENRISTRFSASCIRSFREDHKSCATNFTISSSTPSSPGYSLKALQAKTMYKKKRDWLKPEGVVELNSKWNEAEKYICNPLSGEVPIECLSSRTLNSRSFRNLSTTHSPPFTILPSNHNNFNNPRPINTPTVRIIHEDSRSPYPVLIQEKKVVGSKRDVGVQSAPATSVSSATTSPIMERSTKRQVEDDDSPVEYALKLKAQQEVHICSILL
- the LOC104763851 gene encoding uncharacterized protein LOC104763851 isoform X1 is translated as MALHGEELEYNLSLRELTRKSHLTCENRISTRFSASCIRSFREDHKSCATNFTISSSTPSSPGYSLKDEIDPSDYSFTSALKALQAKTMYKKKRDWLKPEGVVELNSKWNEAEKYICNPLSGEVPIECLSSRTLNSRSFRNLSTTHSPPFTILPSNHNNFNNPRPINTPTVRIIHEDSRSPYPVLIQEKKVVGSKRDVGVQSAPATSVSSATTSPIMERSTKRQVEDDDSPVEYALKLKAQQEVHICSILL
- the LOC104763850 gene encoding pre-rRNA-processing protein ESF1-like isoform X2 is translated as MRVIMRTEEESDTDKKLKLASLDDDADSEEVSEEEVEEEEEDTDEDDEGIYEDDGPEIPEENIPTIPEETPRLAIVNMDWKHVSAKVLYVVLNSFLPKDGRILSVAVYPSEFGLQRMKEEEIHGPLIDGYEKNEDGDDDDDDDDEEEEDEDVINQKLRVYELSRLKLLVQIM